CCGCGTACCGCACCAGCGCCGTGTCCGATCTCGACGCCGCGTGGTGGCTGGCCTGGTCGCCGGTGCGCGGCGGCATCCGGTACGACGGCGCGAGCGTCGTGCTGCCCGACGCCCCCGGCCTCGGCATCTCCTCGGTGACTGAAGTTAAAGTGCAGCAGCATGGTTGATGGTTGTTGGTTTCTTTCATAGGGTCGGGTAGGCGCCCGCAACCGGAGGTCGACGTGAAGCTGCAACCCGGCCGCGAGGCCGTCGTCCAGGTCTCCGTCGCCACACTGTGGGCCGACCCCGGCGCGGTACGTCCCGTCGACGGCCCCGCCCTCGCCGCGCACCCCGACATCCCCGCCTGGATCGCCGGGATGGACGCCGACCAGCGGGTCGGCGACTGCGTGCTCACCCAGCTCCTGCTCGGCGAACGGGTGCTCGTCACCGCGCTGCGCCCGGACGGCTGGGCGCAGGTGGTCGCCCTCGGCCAGCCGTCCGCGAAGCTCGATCCGCGCGGCTACCCCGGCTGGCTGCCCGCCGCCCAGCTCGCCCCCGCCGACGAGGCGTCCCCGGCCGGCGCCCCGCTGGTCGTCGACGCGACCGCCACCACGCTGCACACCGCGCCGGGCGGCCCGGCGGCGCTCGCCGGACTCGTGCCGGGCACCCGGCTCGATCCCGCCGGCCCGCCCACCGGCGGCTGGCAACCGGTACGCGTACCCGGACATCCGGATCCGCGCTGGGCGCCCGAGGCGGACCTGGTCGGGCTGCCGACCGGGCAGCCGAAGCCGACCGAGGTGCTGGCCCTGGCCGAGCGGCTGCGCGACGTGGTCTACATCTGGGGCGGGCTCACCGGCCACGGCATCGACTGCTCCGGGCTGGTGCACCTGGCGTGGCGCCGGTTCGGGGTGACCCTGCCCCGGGACGCCGACGACCAGGCCGGCGCGACCACTGCCGTGCCGTTGGGCGAGGAACGCCCCGGCGACCTCTACTTCTTCGCCCGGCCCGGCCGGCCCATCCACCACGTCGGCATCGTCACCGCCGCGCCCACCGCCGAGGAGCGGCGGATGCTGCACGCCTGCTACCGGCAGCGCCGGGTCCTGGAGGAGGCGCTGCCACCCGAGCGGGTGGCCACCCTGGTGGCCGTCCGCCGGGTCTGACCGGGACGACGCAAGGGGCGCCCTCCTGCTGGAGGGCGCCCCTTGCCGTCGGTGGCGTGGGTCAGCGGCGGGCGTCGGCCAGTTCCCGACGACGGTCCCGGGAGGACTTGACCAGGCTCGCCGCGGTGGCCGCGGCCAGGGTGCCGAGGATGACCGTCAGCGACAGCCAGATCGGGATGTGCGGAGCCCAGCCGACGTGCTCGCCGCCGTTGATGAACGGCACCTGGTTGTCGGCCAGCGCCTCCAGCACCAGCTTCACGCCGATGAAGCCGAGCACCACGGCCAGGCCGTAGCTGAGGTAGATCAGCCGGTCCAGCAGGCCGCCGAGCAGGAAGTAGAGCTGGCGCAGACCCATCAGCGCGAAGACGTTCGCGGTGAAGACCAGGTACGGCTCCTGGGTGATGCCGAAGATCGCGGGGATGGAGTCCAGCGCGAAGATCAGGTCGGTGGTGCCGATGGCGATCATCACGATCAGCATCGGGGTGAACAGCCGCTTGCCGGCCTGGTACGTGGTCAGCTTCGCGCCGTCGTAGTCCTTGGAGATCGGCAGCGCCTTGCGGCTCCACCGGATCAGCACGTTCTCGCTGAACTCGTCCTCGTCCGGCTCGCCCTGACGGGCCAGGTTGACCGCGGTGTAGATCAGGAACGCGCCGAAGATGTAGAAGACCCAGGAGAACTGGGAGATCAGCGCCGCGCCGGCGGCGATGAAGCCACCGCGCATGACCAGGGCCAGCACGATGCCGATGAGCAGCACCTTCTGCTGGTACTGCCGGGGCACCCCGAACCGGGCCATGATGATGACGAAGACGAAGAGGTTGTCCACCGAGAGGCTGTACTCGGTGAGCCAACCGGTGTAGAACTGCCCGGCCACGCTCGCGCCGGAGGTGAGCCACAGTCCCGCGCCGAAGAGCAGGGCCAGGCCCACGTAGAAGCCGACCCAGATGCTCGACTCACGGATGCTGGGCTCGTGTGGGCGTCGGCCGACGATGAAGAGGTCGACCAGGAGCATCGCCGTCATCGCGACGAGCGTTGCCGCCCACACCATTCCGGACACGTTCAATCCATTCCTCCGGCAGACACGCGGCGTCGGGCACACCGTACGCCCCGGTCGGGGCGGCGCGGGTGGCGACGCGGACTCTGGTGACTGTCGGAGGTCTCTTCCGCCGACGGCCCGGGGCGGGACGTCGACCGACGGAGCCGGGTCGGGTGCCGGGGGTTGGCGGTCGACCGTGCTGACGACTCCGTCGCGAGGGAATACTCCCCTCCTCGGCCGCCATTGTTCACCATCCGGGCGCGCAGGCGCATCTTCAGGCTCCCTCATTGCCGGCAGCATCACGTTCCGACACCGCGAGTCCGGCCATATCCCCTACGGCTTCCTAGGAGGATAGGCCAGGAACTCGGTTCGGTGGCGCGGCGCTGCGGGACCCGACGAACGCCGGAAACGGGACGCCGGCACCCACCCCGCCCGCCGCCTCCGTGGACGTGCGAGGCTTCGGACATGGTGCTTGAGGTCGCGCTCATCGACGTACTGCCCGGACACGAGGACGAATTCGCCGCCGCCTACGCGAAGGCGCACGCCGTCATCACGGCGGCCGAGGGCTGCCGGTCGGTCCGGATGACCCGGGGCATCGAGACCCCGACCCGCTTCGTGCTGCTGGTCGAGTGGGACTCGGTGCAGGCGCACGAGGAGAACTTCCGGGCCACCGAGGCGTTCGGGAAGTGGCGCGCGCTGATCGGCCCGCACTTCGCCGGCCCGCCCCACGTCGAGCACTTCGTCGACGTCCCCGCCTGAGCCGGAGTCGATCCACACCGGTCTTTGTCGGACCCCCGGGATACCGTGCGGCGCACGCGCGGCACACCGGCCCCGACGCGTTCGGGGGTGCCGGGTCCGGTGGCCCGCGCGTCGTGCAGCGGGCAGCCAGGCCCGGTGGCCTGCGCGACCGTGCAGCGGGCCGCCAGGTCCGGTGGTTTGTGCGGCCGTGCAGCGGGCCGCCGGATCCGATGGCCCGCGCGGTCGTGTGGTAGGTAGCCGGGTCCGGTGGCCCGCGCGGCCGTGTGGTGGGCCGCCTCAGCCGATCGACGGGGCGGAGGCGGCGTCGGGATCGGCGGACAGGTCCACCGCGTGATGTCCGTTGACCACCTCGGCCGCCCGCTCACGCAGCAGCGCCAGCGTCTCGTCGGCGCCGAGGGCGACCGACGCCAGCCACTCGCTCATCCGCTCGTAGCGGTCGACGTCGGCGTCGGAGACCAGCCGCACGTCGGCGGTCAGCGTCTCCAGCATGACCGTGCGCGGATCCGCCGGGTCGGGGAACGCGTAGCTGGTGTAGCCGGTCAGCGGATGCAGCCCGGCGCGGGGCGCGGCGGCGCGGGGCACCACCCGGACCGTGACGTGCGGCAGGTCGGCCACCGCGATCAGGTGCGCCAACTGCTCCCGCCACACCTCGGGCGGCAGGCCGCCCTGGTCGCAGACCCGCTCGTCGAGCAGCGCCGTGTAGCGGGGCGGGTCGGCGCGGCGCAGCACCTCCTGACGCAGCAGCCGGGCCCGGACGTCGGCCTCGACGTCGACCTCCGGGTGCAGCAGCCGGCCGGCGGCGATGCGCCGGCGGGCGTACCCGGGCGACTGGAGCAGACCGGGCACGACGGCCGGCTGGTACTCCACGATGACCGCCGCGCCCGCCTCCAGCTCGGCGTACGTGCGCTGCCGCTCGTGCATCTCGCCGAGGGAACGCCACCAGCCGCGGCTGGTCGCCGCGTCCCGGGCGATGACGATCAGCGCGTCCCGCTGCGGCGGCGGGACCTGGTAGACGTCCAGCAGGTCGAGCACGTCGGCGAGGTCGGGCCGGCTCTGCCCCAACTCGATGCGGGACAGTTTGGAGGTGGAGGCCCACCCGAGCAGGCCGCAGACCTGCTCCAGGGTGAGCGACCTCCGCCTGCGCAACTGGCGCAACTCGGCGCCGAGTCGCGCACGTCGAATGACCGGACTCGATGACAACGGCATCCCCGCCTCCCCACGACGGAGGGTACGCAGGACCGTCACACACTGCAATAGCTCGCTTGCGGATAGCGACCGTCCATCGTGTCCGGCGCCGGGTACCGGGTCCCGGGCGCCCGCCGCCGGCTCGTCGGCGTCCGGCCCACGACCGACGGCCGCGCCGGACGGACCCGCCGCCACCGACGGCACCGGACGGACCCGCCGCCACCGACGGCACCGGACGGACCTGCCGCGACCGGCGGCAGCGCCGGACGGACCCGCGCGACCGGCGACCGGCGCCGCCGCGCGGGGCCGGGTCAGGGCCGGTACGTGCCGAACGACCAGACGTTGCCGGCGAGGTCCCGGGCGGCGTAGTCGCGGGAGCCGTAGTCGGTGTCGAACGGCTCCCGGACGATCTCGGCGCCCGCTGCCCGGGCGCGCGCGCAGTGCGCGTCGACCTCGTCGAGCGCCACGTAGACCGTCCAGTCGTCGTCGGCCGGGCGTGGTCGGCGCCCGGCCCGCTCGCCGAGCATGATCATTCCGCTGCCGAGGACGAGTTCGGCGTGCGCCACCGCGCCGTCCGGGGCGTCGTGCACCGCGTGCACCTGGAAGCCGAAGGCGGCGCAGAGCCAGTCCATGGCGGCGCGGGCGTCGGGATAGCTGAGGACCGGATAGATGGTTCGCATCCGCCCACTGTGCCGCTCCGACGGTCAGCCGGGATTGGACGGATGTGACGTGGCCAGGCGCAGCGGGGTCGCGCCGGCGAACTCGTGGAACTCGCGGATCAGGTGCGACTGGTCGTAGTAGCCGTACTCGGCGGCCACCTCGGCGCCGCCGGGCGGCGGCGCACCCGCCGGCCGCTCACCGGTGAGCGCCGCGTGGGCCCGGGCGAAGCGCAGCAGGCGTGCCGTCGTCTTCGGGGGAAGCCCGACCTCGCGCCGGAACACGGTGGCCAGGTGACGACGGCTCCAGCCCAGCTCGGCGGCGAGCGCGCCGACGCCCACCCGCCCGGCGCTGTCGGCCAACCGGTCCCAGGCCCACGCCACGCGGGGATCGACCGGTGCGGTGGCGGCCAGCCGGGCGGTCAGCGCGGCGTCGAGCAACCGGAACCGCCCGGGCCACTGCGGCGTCTCGGCCAACCGGCGGCGCAGCCGGTCGAGCCAGCCGTCGGCGAGCCGGTCCACCGCCACCGCGCGGTTCGCCAGCTCGACCAGGGGCACGCCGAGGATCCGGCGAGCGGCCAGCGGGGCGAGCAACAGTTCCACGCCCGTGCCCACCCCCACGGTGCGGGTGGTGCACCAGCCGTCGAACGTGCCGGCCACGAACGAGTCCACCCCGTACGCGCCGCGCTCGGCGCACCGCGGGTCGACCACGTCCAGGGGCGCACCCCAGCCGAGGACCAGCACCACGAAGGCGCCGGCGGCCTCCCGGCGTACCAGGGGCAGCGCGGTCACCTCCCGATAGCCGAGGTACCGGTCGACGAAGGGGCGCAGCCGGATGTCGGGACGGCCGACGACCAGCCCCGGCTCGGCTCCGCCCCCGGCCGTCACTTCACGCCTGCGGCGTCCATCCCGCGCAGCTCCTTCTTGAGCTCGGCCACCTCGTCGCGGATCCGCGCGGCGAGTTCGAACTGCAACTCCCGGGCGGCGGCCAGCATCTGGTCGTTGAGCTCCTGGATGAGCTGCGCCAGGTCGGCGCGGGCCATCCCCTCCCGCGACGGGCCGGCGGTCGCCCGGCTGCGGCTGCGGGTCTCCTTGACCGGCGCCTTGCCCCGGGAGAGCTGCCGCACCGCGCCGCCGATCCGCGAGTTCTCGGTGTCCTCCGCCTCGCGGTAGATGTCGTCGAGGATGTCGTGGATCTTCTTGCGCAGCGGCTCCGGGCTGATGCCGTGCGCCTCGTTGTGCGCGATCTGCTTGGCCCGCCGGCGGTTGGTCTCGTCGATCGCGTCCGCCATCGACGGGGTGATCTTGTCGGCGTACATGTGGACCTGGCCGGAGACGTTCCGGGCGGCCCGGCCGATGGTCTGGATCAGCGACCGGCCGCTGCGCAGGAAACCCTCCTTGTCGGCGTCGAGGATCGCGACCAGGGAGACCTCGGGCAGGTCCAGACCCTCGCGGAGCAGGTTGATGCCGACCAGCACGTCGTAGTCGCCCTTGCGCAGCTCGCGCAGCAGCTCGACCCGGCGCAGGGTGTCGACCTCGGAGTGCAGGTAGCGCACCCGGATGCCGTTCTCCAGCAGGTAGTCCGACAGGTCCTCGGCCATCTTCTTGGTCAACGTGGTGACCAGCACCCGCTCGTCCCGCTCGGTGCGCAGCTTGATCTCGTGCATCAGGTCGTCGATCTGGCCCTTGGTGGGCTTGACCACCACCTCCGGGTCGATCAGGCCGGTCGGCCGGATCACCTGCTCGACGTACTCGCCCTGGGCCCGCTCCAGCTCCCAGGAGCCGGGGGTGGCCGAGAGGTAGACCATCTGGCCCACCCGCTCCAGGAACTCGTCGAAGCGCAGCGGCCGGTTGTCGGCGGCGCTGGGCAGCCGGAAGCCGTGGTCGATCAGCATCCGCTTGCGGGACGCGTCGCCCTCGTACATGCCGCCGATCTGCGGGATGGTCACGTGCGACTCGTCGACCACGGTGAGGAAGTCGTCGGGGAAGTAGTCGAGCAGGCAGTGCGGCGGGCTGCCGGGCAGCCGGCCGTCCATGTGCATCGAGTAGTTCTCGATGCCGGAGCAGAAGCCGACCTGCCGCATCATCTCGATGTCGTAGGTGGTGCGCATCCGCAGCCGCTGCGCCTCCAGCAGCTTGCCCTGCCGCTCCAGCTCGGCCAGCCGCTCCGCCAGCTCGGCCTCGATGTCGCGGATGGCCCGCTCCATCCGCTCCGGGCCGGCCGCGTAGTGGGTGGCCGGGAAGATCACCAGCCCGTCGACCTCCTTGACCACGTCACCGGTGAGCGGGTTGAGGTAGTAGAGCTTCTCCACCTCGTCGCCGAACAGCTCGATCCGGACGGCCAGCTCCTCGTACGCCGGGATGATCTCCAGCGTGTCGCCGCGGACCCGGAACGTCCCCCGCTGGAAGGCCATGTCGTTGCGGGTGTACTGGATGTCGACCAGCCGGCGCAGCAGTTGGTCGCGGTCGAGCTCCTGCCCGACGGCGACCCGCACCGCCCGGTCGAGGTACTCCTCCGGCGTGCCCAGACCGTAGATCGCGGAGACCGTGGCCACCACGATCACGTCGCGGCGGGTGAGCAGCGACATGGTCGCCGAGTGCCGCAGCCGCTCGACCTCCTCGTTGATCGAGGAGTCCTTCTCGATGTAGGTGTCGGTCTGCGGGATGTACGCCTCGGGCTGGTAGTAGTCGTAGTACGAGACGAAGTACTCCACCGCGTTGTGCGGCAGCAGCTCGCTGAACTCCTTGGCCAGCTGGGCGCAGAGCGTCTTGTTGGGGGCGAGCACCAGGGTCGGCCGTTGCAGCCGCTCGACCAGCCACGCCGTGGTGGCGCTCTTGCCGGTGCCGGTCGCGCCGAGCAGCACCGTGTCCCGGTCGCCGCGCCGCACCCGGCGCTCCAGCTCGTCGATCGCGGCCGGCTGGTCACCGGCGGGCTGGAACTCACTGACGACCTGGAAGCGGCCGTCCAGCCGGGGAATGTCGAGCGCCATGACCTCAACGGTACGCCGGGGGTCCGACACCGCGCGGCCACTACGGTGGGTCCGTGATCGGCTTCGATATTCGCGTTGTGTGGCACATCCCACCCGCGCTAGCCTGGATGCCGTAGGCCGCTCGCGGCGGCCGACCGGGCCGGTGGCCGGGCCCTCATCGGGCTCCCACCCCCGGCACGCGGGGTCGCAGCACCCGGACATCACCGGCGTGCGCACCCGAGCGTGGTCGCGCCCACGGCGCAGACCGGCCGCCGCGAGCGCCCCTGCGTCGTCACCCTCCGCCCCCGCCGGGCGTTTCTCCCTCGTGGAAACCTCTCCCGACCCACGTCGCCGTGGGCGCGGCCGGCGCCGCCGCGACCCGGGCCTGCGCGCCGCCCCGATCCCGCCCGACGTCTCCGCCGGCGAGCCGCCCGGCGACGAGGCGGGACGCCGCCGCACCACCCTGCTCGCCCTGGCCGTGGTCGCCACCGCCTCCGCCGCGGCCCTGGTGGCCGGGCTGCCGACCTGGGCCCCCGCCCCGGCGGGACCGGCCCGGGCGCTGACCGGGAGCGAGTCCGAACGGCTCGCCGCGACCCGGGTCACCAACTACCGCGACATCCGGGCCGGGGTACACCTCGTCGTCGGCGCCGGGCGGGCCCGCACCGACCTCGTCGGCTGGATCGACTGGGCCCGCCCGCTGGCCTACCTGGACGTGGCCGGGCCGGGCGCCGGGGCGGACCGGGGACTGCTCCAGGCGACCCCCTCCGTCGTCGTGCTCCGCCCCGACCCGGCGGCGGGACCGGCGTCGACTCCCCCGCCCCTGGACCCGCCGTCCGACCGCTGGCGGCTGCGCGACCTGCCCCCCGGGCGAGGACTGGCCGGCGCGCTCGACCTGCTCTTCCGCCTCGGCGCCCGGCACGCCGACCCGGTCGAGCCGCTGCGCCGCGGCGGGGGGCGCTGGGTGGGGCGGGAGACCGTCGGCGGCGAGCCGGTCGACGTGCTCCAGGCCGCGCTGCCCGCGCCCGCCCCGGCCACCCCCACCACCGGCGCACCCGCCCCGCCGACGGCCGGGGACGGCGATCCGCGCTGGTGGGTCGACCGCGACTCCCGGCTGCACCGGTGGCAGGGACGGCTGCCCGACGGCGCCCCGGTCACCGTCGAGCTGACCCGCCTCGACCGGCCCACGCTGCGGCCGGTCGAGGCGCTGGGCGGACGGGCGGCACTGCCCCGGACCCTCACCGACGAGGAGGGCGAGCGGCTGGCCGGGGTGCCCGACCGGTTGCGCGCCGAGGCGGGAGCCGCCGTCACCGTGACCGCCCCGCTCGGCGCCGCCGCGAACCTGCGCGGCTCCGGCTGGCTGAGCTGGTCCGCCGCGACGGCGTACCTGTCGGTGGCCGAACTGGACACCCTCGGCCGGCGTACCCTGCTGCGCCGCGACCCGGCCGGCTTCGCCCGGGCCGAGGTGCCGGTCGGGCCCGGCGCCGGCAGCGCCACCGCGCCGACCGGACCGCCGCTGCCCCCGCCGCCGGACGCCGGCTGGCGCCGGAGCGTTCGCCCCGGCGACGACCTCGACCTGCTGGTCGACACCGCCGTACGGGCGAGCGGTACGCCGCTGCGCCCCGGCGCCGCCGTGCGACTGCGCGCGGACCGGGTCGCCGGACGGGTGGTGGACGTGGTCGAGCTGCGCGTGCAGGGGCTCCGGCTGCGCTACTGGCTGGACCGGACGGGCCTGCCGCGCCGGCTGGAGCTGCGCACCCGCGCCGGGAGCTGGGCGCAGCTGGACCTGGTCCCCGGCCCGGTGCCGGCCGGCGTCGCACCGCCCCGGCCGGAGCCGTCCACCGCGCGGGCGACCACCGGGAAGCCCACCGCCTCGCCCCGCCCGCCCGCTCGGGCGCGCCGCTGACCGGTCCGGTGCCGGCCGTGCCCGGTCAGGGGCGCCAGCCGGTCCGGGCGGCCCACTCCTCGGCCCGCAGGTGCTCCTCGTCGAACCAGGGGTCCTTCGCGGTCGCGTACGCGCCGTTGTCCGGGGCGGCCGCCGCCAGCTCCCGCTTCACCATCAGGTAGGCGGCCCGCTGGTCGGGATCGGCGCGCAGGTGGTCGCGCATCAGCAGGGCGTACCGCCAGCCGGGCGAGCCGGCCACCCGCAGGTGCAGGTACGCCGGACGGGCTGGGTCGGCGCTGCCGTGCAGCCGCTTCTCCCACCGCCCCTCGCCGGCCGGACGGGGGTTGTCCCACCACTCGCCGGGCAGCCGGGGGAACCCGGCCCGGGCCAGGCGCTCGGCGAGCGGCCCGTCCGCCTCCTCGATCGAGTCGACGGTGAGCTGGATGTCGATCACGTCCTTGGCGGCGAGCCCGGGTACGGCGGTCGAGCCGATGTGGTCGACGCGCGGGTCCGCCGGGGCGGCGGCGTGCCGGATCCGGGCGGCGAGCCGGGCGTACTGCTGGGGCCAGGTGGGGTCCGGTCCGGTGAGCACCACCTGCTCGGGGCGCACCGCGCACCCGTGCCGCACGTTGTGCTCGTAGGGCAGCAGGCGGTCCTGCCAGAGGGCGTCGACCGCGGCGTGCAACTCGTCCAGGGTGCCGTCGTTGTGCAGCACCACGTCGGCCACCGCCTGCCGGCGGGCGTCGTCGGCCTGCGCGGCGATCCGCCGCTCCGCCTCGGTCCGGGACATGCCCCGGTGCCGGGCCAGTCGCCGTACCCGGGTGGCGACCTCCGTCTGCACGACCACGACCAGGTGGAACGTCGGGGCGAGCCCCACCTCCACCAGCAGCGGCACGTCGTTGACGACCACCGCGTCGGCCGGGGCGGCGGCGACGAGTTCGGCGGAGCGGGCCCGGACCCGGGGATGGGTGATCGCCTCCAGCCGGCGGCGGGCCGTGTCGTCACCGAAGACCAGGGCGCCCAGCGCCGCCCGGTCCAGCGCGCCCTGGGCGTCGAGCACCCGGTCGGAGAAGGCGGCGACGATCTCGGCCAGCCCCTCGGTGCCCGGAGCGACCACCTCGCGGGCGATCCGGTCGG
This genomic interval from Micromonospora coxensis contains the following:
- a CDS encoding C40 family peptidase; the encoded protein is MKLQPGREAVVQVSVATLWADPGAVRPVDGPALAAHPDIPAWIAGMDADQRVGDCVLTQLLLGERVLVTALRPDGWAQVVALGQPSAKLDPRGYPGWLPAAQLAPADEASPAGAPLVVDATATTLHTAPGGPAALAGLVPGTRLDPAGPPTGGWQPVRVPGHPDPRWAPEADLVGLPTGQPKPTEVLALAERLRDVVYIWGGLTGHGIDCSGLVHLAWRRFGVTLPRDADDQAGATTAVPLGEERPGDLYFFARPGRPIHHVGIVTAAPTAEERRMLHACYRQRRVLEEALPPERVATLVAVRRV
- a CDS encoding TerC family protein gives rise to the protein MNVSGMVWAATLVAMTAMLLVDLFIVGRRPHEPSIRESSIWVGFYVGLALLFGAGLWLTSGASVAGQFYTGWLTEYSLSVDNLFVFVIIMARFGVPRQYQQKVLLIGIVLALVMRGGFIAAGAALISQFSWVFYIFGAFLIYTAVNLARQGEPDEDEFSENVLIRWSRKALPISKDYDGAKLTTYQAGKRLFTPMLIVMIAIGTTDLIFALDSIPAIFGITQEPYLVFTANVFALMGLRQLYFLLGGLLDRLIYLSYGLAVVLGFIGVKLVLEALADNQVPFINGGEHVGWAPHIPIWLSLTVILGTLAAATAASLVKSSRDRRRELADARR
- a CDS encoding antibiotic biosynthesis monooxygenase family protein; the encoded protein is MVLEVALIDVLPGHEDEFAAAYAKAHAVITAAEGCRSVRMTRGIETPTRFVLLVEWDSVQAHEENFRATEAFGKWRALIGPHFAGPPHVEHFVDVPA
- a CDS encoding DUF5753 domain-containing protein, translated to MPLSSSPVIRRARLGAELRQLRRRRSLTLEQVCGLLGWASTSKLSRIELGQSRPDLADVLDLLDVYQVPPPQRDALIVIARDAATSRGWWRSLGEMHERQRTYAELEAGAAVIVEYQPAVVPGLLQSPGYARRRIAAGRLLHPEVDVEADVRARLLRQEVLRRADPPRYTALLDERVCDQGGLPPEVWREQLAHLIAVADLPHVTVRVVPRAAAPRAGLHPLTGYTSYAFPDPADPRTVMLETLTADVRLVSDADVDRYERMSEWLASVALGADETLALLRERAAEVVNGHHAVDLSADPDAASAPSIG
- a CDS encoding VOC family protein; the protein is MRTIYPVLSYPDARAAMDWLCAAFGFQVHAVHDAPDGAVAHAELVLGSGMIMLGERAGRRPRPADDDWTVYVALDEVDAHCARARAAGAEIVREPFDTDYGSRDYAARDLAGNVWSFGTYRP
- a CDS encoding helix-turn-helix domain-containing protein translates to MTAGGGAEPGLVVGRPDIRLRPFVDRYLGYREVTALPLVRREAAGAFVVLVLGWGAPLDVVDPRCAERGAYGVDSFVAGTFDGWCTTRTVGVGTGVELLLAPLAARRILGVPLVELANRAVAVDRLADGWLDRLRRRLAETPQWPGRFRLLDAALTARLAATAPVDPRVAWAWDRLADSAGRVGVGALAAELGWSRRHLATVFRREVGLPPKTTARLLRFARAHAALTGERPAGAPPPGGAEVAAEYGYYDQSHLIREFHEFAGATPLRLATSHPSNPG
- the uvrB gene encoding excinuclease ABC subunit UvrB, producing MALDIPRLDGRFQVVSEFQPAGDQPAAIDELERRVRRGDRDTVLLGATGTGKSATTAWLVERLQRPTLVLAPNKTLCAQLAKEFSELLPHNAVEYFVSYYDYYQPEAYIPQTDTYIEKDSSINEEVERLRHSATMSLLTRRDVIVVATVSAIYGLGTPEEYLDRAVRVAVGQELDRDQLLRRLVDIQYTRNDMAFQRGTFRVRGDTLEIIPAYEELAVRIELFGDEVEKLYYLNPLTGDVVKEVDGLVIFPATHYAAGPERMERAIRDIEAELAERLAELERQGKLLEAQRLRMRTTYDIEMMRQVGFCSGIENYSMHMDGRLPGSPPHCLLDYFPDDFLTVVDESHVTIPQIGGMYEGDASRKRMLIDHGFRLPSAADNRPLRFDEFLERVGQMVYLSATPGSWELERAQGEYVEQVIRPTGLIDPEVVVKPTKGQIDDLMHEIKLRTERDERVLVTTLTKKMAEDLSDYLLENGIRVRYLHSEVDTLRRVELLRELRKGDYDVLVGINLLREGLDLPEVSLVAILDADKEGFLRSGRSLIQTIGRAARNVSGQVHMYADKITPSMADAIDETNRRRAKQIAHNEAHGISPEPLRKKIHDILDDIYREAEDTENSRIGGAVRQLSRGKAPVKETRSRSRATAGPSREGMARADLAQLIQELNDQMLAAARELQFELAARIRDEVAELKKELRGMDAAGVK
- the coaE gene encoding dephospho-CoA kinase, whose product is MLMVGLTGGIGSGKSAVAARLAERGAVIVDSDRIAREVVAPGTEGLAEIVAAFSDRVLDAQGALDRAALGALVFGDDTARRRLEAITHPRVRARSAELVAAAPADAVVVNDVPLLVEVGLAPTFHLVVVVQTEVATRVRRLARHRGMSRTEAERRIAAQADDARRQAVADVVLHNDGTLDELHAAVDALWQDRLLPYEHNVRHGCAVRPEQVVLTGPDPTWPQQYARLAARIRHAAAPADPRVDHIGSTAVPGLAAKDVIDIQLTVDSIEEADGPLAERLARAGFPRLPGEWWDNPRPAGEGRWEKRLHGSADPARPAYLHLRVAGSPGWRYALLMRDHLRADPDQRAAYLMVKRELAAAAPDNGAYATAKDPWFDEEHLRAEEWAARTGWRP